One region of Candidatus Binatia bacterium genomic DNA includes:
- a CDS encoding DUF1156 domain-containing protein: MIPKDCKRLAEVDFPIAEVSRRAAREKSIRHGHPSTLHLWWARRPLASSRAVLLTLLWPDPCDPLCPAEFKAKARELLPQVAGCNPGTTDEDLRKALLKFIADFANWDNAAQCTYLEVSRALVKAAHGEEPPLVVDPFAGGGSIPLEALRLGC, from the coding sequence ATGATCCCCAAGGACTGCAAGCGCCTCGCCGAGGTGGACTTCCCGATCGCCGAGGTGTCGCGGCGCGCGGCGCGGGAGAAGTCGATCCGGCACGGGCATCCGAGCACGCTGCACTTGTGGTGGGCGCGGCGGCCGCTGGCGTCGAGCCGGGCGGTGCTGCTCACGCTGCTGTGGCCGGACCCGTGCGATCCGCTCTGCCCGGCGGAGTTCAAGGCAAAGGCGCGGGAACTCCTGCCGCAGGTGGCCGGCTGCAATCCGGGCACCACGGACGAGGACCTGCGCAAGGCGCTGCTCAAGTTTATCGCGGACTTCGCGAACTGGGATAACGCGGCGCAATGTACCTATCTCGAGGTGAGCCGGGCGCTGGTGAAGGCGGCGCATGGCGAAGAGCCGCCGCTGGTCGTGGATCCGTTTGCGGGGGGCGGCTCGATCCCGCTGGAGGCGCTGCGGCTCGGGTGCGA
- a CDS encoding ATP-binding protein — protein MTTVGIPANAKQLAALVKESEGPALEFKRSTGELKEGMQTLCAFLNGSGGMVLFGVRPEGTIEGQAVSDQTLRDIAQAADRFEPPAHVSIHRIKVKAGRELVLAAVEGGVDMRPFTYEGRPYERVGSTTRRMPQAKYERLLVERGHAKRRWENLSAEGLALKDLDRKEILRTRELAIQQSRISPDTRRDIGEILDRLGLRVSSVLTRAAQVLYGTRFMPDYPQCLLKLGRFRGTTVTGEIVDNRQEHMNAFSMVREGMAFLERTMPLGARFPKGTVFREDRFPVPPAALREILLNAVMHRDYSHHSGYVAIAIFDDRIEIQSYGRLPGGMTVEQLSGPHLSKPTNPSIAEAFHRTGAVEVWGRGTNRVIEMCEKHGAPPPVFEEKQGFLVVTFRAPLVAGGAAGRSRAESGAESGAESLLRHLADSPLAISDWARRCGCKAVTGAFKRSVRRFLEQGLVERTIPDKPNSRLQKYRLTPAGEKALKERGGDDVK, from the coding sequence GTGACGACCGTGGGGATTCCCGCGAACGCGAAACAGCTCGCCGCCCTCGTGAAAGAAAGCGAAGGTCCGGCTCTGGAGTTCAAGCGCTCGACGGGAGAGTTGAAGGAAGGCATGCAGACGCTCTGCGCCTTCCTGAACGGCTCCGGCGGCATGGTGCTCTTCGGCGTCCGGCCGGAAGGTACCATCGAGGGGCAGGCCGTCTCTGACCAGACGCTCCGCGACATCGCTCAAGCCGCCGATCGCTTCGAGCCGCCCGCCCACGTCTCCATCCATCGCATCAAGGTCAAGGCAGGCCGCGAGCTCGTCCTTGCGGCGGTCGAGGGTGGCGTGGACATGCGACCCTTCACCTACGAAGGCCGCCCGTACGAGCGCGTAGGGAGCACGACGCGTCGGATGCCGCAGGCCAAGTACGAGCGTCTGCTCGTCGAGCGCGGCCATGCCAAACGCCGCTGGGAGAACCTTTCAGCCGAGGGACTGGCGCTGAAGGACCTGGATCGCAAGGAAATCCTGCGGACGCGCGAGCTGGCCATTCAGCAAAGCCGGATCTCGCCGGACACCCGCCGCGACATCGGGGAGATTCTCGACCGGCTGGGACTGCGGGTATCGAGCGTCCTCACGCGGGCCGCCCAGGTGCTCTACGGCACGCGATTCATGCCCGACTATCCCCAGTGCCTTCTCAAGCTGGGGCGCTTCCGCGGCACGACGGTCACCGGCGAGATCGTGGACAACCGGCAGGAGCACATGAACGCCTTTTCCATGGTGCGCGAAGGCATGGCGTTCCTCGAGCGCACCATGCCGCTGGGGGCGCGATTCCCCAAGGGAACGGTTTTCCGTGAAGATCGCTTCCCGGTTCCGCCCGCAGCGCTGCGAGAGATCCTCCTCAACGCCGTCATGCACCGCGACTACTCCCATCACTCCGGGTACGTCGCGATCGCGATCTTCGACGACCGCATCGAGATCCAGAGCTATGGCCGTCTCCCCGGCGGCATGACCGTGGAACAGCTCTCCGGTCCGCATCTGTCGAAGCCGACCAACCCGTCGATCGCCGAAGCGTTCCATCGCACCGGAGCGGTGGAGGTCTGGGGTCGCGGCACCAACCGCGTGATCGAGATGTGCGAGAAGCACGGCGCACCGCCTCCGGTCTTCGAGGAAAAGCAGGGGTTCCTGGTCGTCACCTTCAGGGCGCCGTTGGTTGCCGGCGGCGCGGCGGGAAGGTCAAGGGCCGAGTCAGGGGCCGAGTCAGGGGCCGAGTCGCTCCTGCGTCATCTAGCCGACAGCCCCCTGGCGATCTCTGATTGGGCGAGACGGTGCGGGTGCAAGGCCGTGACGGGAGCGTTCAAGCGGTCTGTCCGACGTTTCCTTGAGCAAGGCCTCGTCGAACGCACCATACCCGACAAGCCGAACAGCCGATTGCAGAAGTACCGGCTGACCCCGGCCGGGGAAAAGGCGCTGAAGGAACGCGGCGGGGATGACGTGAAATGA
- a CDS encoding helicase-related protein encodes MRVETVRPNGPDTWTVGLVGIRSERFRSVTLTRRDLEALAVQESVCTYNGDGRLLWLGLQAYSLGIAYEFDPYFGLSVSRVDPLPHQLEAVYHYLLKLARVRFLLADDAGAGKTIMAGLLIRELKLRGLADRIMIVCPANLTFQWQRELKEKFDEKFLVLKGGDIRDQFGVNQWLEHRHVLTSLDLAKRTDILPGLKQVHWDLVIVDEAHRMSWTPPARKTARYALGELLRDSTDHLLLLTATPHKGDPTNFSLFLQLLDEDAYADVKSIRQAMTQRRAPFYLRRTKEAMVYFPERQSDGSWVARKIFTKRIPHTVDFQIDGNEFDLYRSVTHFVKQQSAKAAAQGDDPRARAVGFLMSLYQRRLASSTHAMRCSLDNRARRLDAALKQAQELARIAPPDLPDPEELEEMEESERERLEQMLEAITLAGSAEQVREEIAELKVLAVDAKRVEDSGAEAKLSRLKELLHQEGFFDHPEQRLLLFTEFKDTLDYLMGLLKEWGFRVGCIHGSMKIGSREEPNTRLYVEQQFREGNIQMLVATEAAGEGINLQCCHILFNYDIPWNPNRLEQRMGRIHRYGQLFDCLIFNFVATNTIEGRVLQRLLEKLQEIRNALDDDAVFNVVGEILPAAHIERVLRDYYAGKLGDADLEDRLLRDVDEGRFRAICQNALEGLASKRLNLDMLIERRARAQERRVVPETIARFIRDAAGYVPFELKPVASLPHAFEPGRTPPVLRRQESEPDWKLPALVAKYPRLSTDRETAEKNNLEWVTPGHPHFEALHRHTSALAQEVFAKGACFYSLDHETSARIDFYRARVVDGLGQVIHERLFAVEIGSPHSAVGDGLPSARARSGIERREGTASPSEGFLQENSRSEGEGNAKLVELSMLGNLTATPAPAALPSVISLPEATEWLNTNALTPFIGEVRAERLAEIERIGAHIKLSLTELLQKVDEEIGKAAAEVDQKVTGAEGRLAQAEARHAELMVRRERRRRELERQRALTLQAVERIASVLVLPHPEREAPEVRRLRPNFETEAIAMRVVMEHEQAQGRQVYDVSEKNLGYDVTSLDLASGELRLIEVKGLGAATGTILLTPNERRVAEDRPDCFWLYVVTDCDNAPRLQQPIRDPARLDWNEVTKVAHYYLAVNAMTKPMQVREDSPPYGGERP; translated from the coding sequence ATGCGCGTGGAGACAGTGCGGCCGAATGGGCCGGACACCTGGACGGTCGGGCTTGTCGGTATCCGCTCGGAGCGATTCCGCAGCGTAACGCTGACGCGCCGGGATCTCGAAGCCCTGGCTGTTCAAGAATCCGTCTGCACGTACAACGGCGACGGCCGGCTGCTCTGGCTGGGCTTGCAGGCCTACTCGCTGGGGATTGCATACGAATTCGACCCGTATTTCGGCCTCTCGGTGTCGCGCGTCGATCCCCTGCCCCACCAGCTTGAAGCCGTTTACCACTACCTGCTCAAACTCGCGCGCGTACGCTTCCTGCTCGCCGACGACGCCGGTGCGGGCAAGACCATCATGGCGGGACTGCTCATCCGCGAGCTGAAGCTCCGTGGGCTGGCTGATCGGATTATGATCGTCTGCCCCGCCAATCTGACCTTCCAATGGCAGCGCGAGCTGAAGGAGAAGTTCGACGAGAAATTTCTGGTCCTGAAAGGCGGCGACATTCGCGACCAGTTCGGCGTCAACCAGTGGCTGGAGCACCGTCATGTCCTCACGTCGCTTGACCTGGCCAAGCGCACTGACATTCTTCCCGGCCTGAAACAAGTGCACTGGGATTTGGTCATCGTCGACGAGGCGCACCGGATGTCGTGGACGCCGCCAGCTCGGAAGACCGCGCGCTACGCGCTCGGGGAGCTGCTCCGGGACAGCACGGATCACCTACTGCTCCTCACCGCCACGCCGCACAAGGGTGACCCGACGAACTTCAGCCTGTTTCTCCAACTGCTCGACGAGGACGCCTACGCCGACGTGAAGTCGATTCGTCAGGCGATGACCCAGCGCCGCGCGCCATTCTACCTGCGTCGCACGAAGGAGGCGATGGTCTATTTCCCCGAGCGCCAGAGCGACGGCTCGTGGGTGGCGCGGAAGATCTTCACCAAGCGGATTCCGCACACGGTCGACTTCCAGATCGACGGGAACGAGTTCGATCTCTACCGGAGCGTGACCCACTTCGTGAAGCAGCAGAGCGCCAAGGCCGCCGCACAGGGCGACGATCCGCGCGCTCGCGCCGTCGGCTTCCTCATGTCGCTGTACCAGCGCCGGCTGGCGTCCAGCACGCACGCCATGCGGTGCTCGCTCGACAATCGCGCCCGCCGCCTCGACGCGGCACTGAAGCAGGCCCAGGAACTCGCGCGAATCGCACCACCGGACCTTCCCGATCCTGAAGAACTGGAAGAGATGGAGGAGAGCGAACGGGAGCGCCTGGAGCAGATGCTCGAAGCGATCACGCTTGCCGGCAGTGCCGAGCAGGTTCGCGAGGAGATCGCGGAGCTGAAGGTGCTGGCCGTAGATGCTAAGCGCGTCGAGGACTCGGGCGCCGAGGCCAAGCTGTCGCGGCTCAAGGAGCTCCTGCACCAAGAGGGATTCTTCGACCATCCCGAGCAGCGTCTGCTCCTGTTCACCGAGTTTAAGGACACGCTGGACTATCTGATGGGACTTCTCAAAGAGTGGGGCTTCCGCGTCGGATGCATCCACGGCAGCATGAAGATCGGCTCGCGGGAAGAACCGAACACGCGGCTGTACGTCGAGCAGCAGTTCAGAGAAGGTAACATTCAGATGCTCGTTGCCACCGAAGCGGCAGGTGAAGGCATCAACCTGCAGTGCTGCCACATTTTGTTCAACTACGACATTCCGTGGAACCCGAATCGGCTCGAACAGCGCATGGGCCGCATCCATCGCTACGGCCAGCTCTTCGACTGTCTCATCTTCAACTTCGTTGCCACGAATACCATCGAAGGCCGCGTGCTCCAGCGCTTGCTCGAGAAGCTGCAGGAGATCCGCAACGCCCTCGATGACGACGCCGTCTTCAACGTCGTCGGTGAGATCCTGCCTGCCGCCCACATCGAGCGCGTCCTACGCGACTACTATGCCGGCAAGCTCGGCGATGCGGACCTTGAAGATCGGCTCCTGCGCGATGTCGACGAAGGCCGGTTCCGGGCCATCTGCCAGAATGCGCTCGAAGGTTTGGCCAGCAAGCGGCTCAACCTCGACATGCTCATCGAGCGCCGCGCCCGCGCCCAGGAGCGGCGCGTCGTGCCCGAGACGATCGCGCGCTTCATCCGCGACGCGGCGGGGTATGTCCCGTTCGAGCTGAAGCCGGTTGCGTCGCTGCCGCACGCGTTCGAGCCCGGCAGGACGCCGCCGGTGTTGCGGCGCCAGGAGAGCGAACCCGACTGGAAGCTTCCAGCGCTGGTCGCGAAGTATCCGCGGCTGTCGACCGATCGCGAGACGGCGGAGAAGAACAATCTGGAGTGGGTCACGCCGGGGCATCCGCACTTCGAAGCGCTGCACCGGCACACCAGCGCACTCGCCCAGGAGGTGTTCGCCAAGGGCGCGTGCTTCTACTCGCTCGACCACGAGACGTCGGCGCGAATCGACTTTTACCGCGCACGAGTCGTCGACGGCCTCGGCCAAGTGATTCACGAACGGTTGTTCGCTGTGGAGATTGGATCTCCTCACTCCGCAGTTGGAGACGGGCTGCCCTCAGCCCGCGCTCGCAGCGGGATTGAACGCCGTGAGGGCACGGCGTCTCCAAGCGAAGGCTTCCTTCAAGAGAATTCTCGCAGCGAGGGTGAGGGCAACGCCAAGCTGGTCGAACTCAGCATGCTCGGCAACCTCACCGCAACTCCAGCGCCCGCCGCTCTGCCGTCGGTCATCTCGCTTCCCGAGGCAACCGAGTGGCTGAACACAAACGCGCTCACACCCTTCATCGGAGAAGTCCGCGCCGAGCGACTGGCCGAGATCGAGCGCATCGGCGCGCACATCAAGCTGTCGTTGACGGAGCTGCTGCAGAAGGTCGACGAAGAGATCGGCAAAGCTGCGGCGGAGGTCGACCAGAAGGTGACCGGTGCAGAGGGCCGGTTGGCACAAGCGGAAGCACGACATGCCGAATTGATGGTGCGGCGCGAGCGGCGGCGGCGCGAGCTGGAGCGCCAGCGGGCGCTCACGCTGCAAGCCGTCGAACGTATCGCCAGCGTGCTGGTCCTGCCCCATCCGGAGCGCGAGGCGCCCGAGGTGCGACGTCTCAGGCCGAACTTCGAGACCGAAGCCATCGCCATGCGCGTGGTCATGGAGCACGAGCAGGCGCAGGGGCGGCAGGTCTACGATGTCTCGGAGAAAAACCTGGGTTACGACGTCACGAGCCTCGACCTTGCTTCCGGAGAGCTGCGCCTCATCGAGGTGAAGGGCCTTGGTGCAGCGACCGGCACGATCCTGCTCACGCCCAATGAGCGCCGCGTGGCAGAAGACCGTCCCGACTGTTTCTGGCTCTACGTCGTCACCGACTGCGACAATGCTCCGCGACTCCAGCAGCCGATCCGCGACCCGGCGCGCCTCGACTGGAACGAGGTGACGAAGGTGGCCCACTACTACTTGGCCGTGAACGCGATGACGAAGCCCATGCAGGTGCGTGAGGACTCGCCGCCGTATGGAGGAGAACGTCCGTGA
- the proB gene encoding glutamate 5-kinase translates to MGGSAATNDQLVHKPRLCKHLRRAVIKIGSSILSGPNGINRPRLRSLAEELCGLHKRGIELVVVSSGAVAAGMARLGFKERPKTVPQRQAAAAVGQINLMALYEEYFASHSTQVAQILLTHDDLADRSRYLNARHTIETLIAADVVPVANENDTVVIDELRNFGDNDNLSALIAGLVEADLLVLLSDVAGLYTKNPHAHSDAVMVDVVEDPGRAMSAYVMDGRGALGTGGMASKFAAARKAAAAGIPTIIADGLHSGVLPAVFDARQAVGTLILPRGDRLGRRKHWIAYTLKPAGTLVVDPGAYEAITHKGRSLLPKGLKEVHGKFGPGECVRCVDLSGSEFARGLVNYSAAELDKIKGVHSAGIEGVLGYKLTEEVIHRNDLVLTIGPES, encoded by the coding sequence ATGGGCGGATCTGCCGCGACAAACGACCAACTCGTTCATAAGCCGCGCTTGTGTAAACACCTGCGCCGCGCGGTAATCAAGATCGGTAGCAGCATCTTATCGGGGCCGAACGGCATCAATCGCCCGCGGCTCCGATCGCTGGCGGAAGAACTGTGCGGATTGCACAAACGCGGCATCGAGCTGGTGGTGGTGAGCTCGGGCGCGGTTGCCGCGGGCATGGCGCGCCTTGGGTTCAAGGAACGCCCGAAAACCGTCCCACAGCGGCAGGCGGCCGCCGCGGTCGGACAGATCAACTTGATGGCCCTCTACGAAGAGTACTTCGCCTCGCACTCGACCCAGGTAGCTCAGATTCTCCTCACCCACGACGACCTGGCGGACCGCAGCCGGTATCTCAACGCGCGGCACACGATCGAGACGCTCATTGCCGCCGACGTCGTGCCCGTGGCCAACGAAAACGACACCGTGGTCATCGACGAGCTGAGAAACTTCGGCGACAATGACAATCTGTCGGCCCTGATCGCCGGCCTGGTCGAAGCCGACCTGCTCGTGCTGCTCAGCGACGTCGCCGGACTGTACACCAAGAACCCGCACGCCCATTCCGACGCCGTGATGGTCGACGTGGTCGAGGATCCCGGCCGCGCCATGTCCGCCTACGTCATGGATGGGCGTGGCGCACTCGGCACGGGGGGAATGGCATCGAAGTTTGCCGCCGCCAGGAAGGCCGCTGCCGCCGGCATTCCCACCATCATCGCGGACGGTCTCCATTCCGGCGTGCTGCCGGCGGTGTTCGATGCGCGCCAAGCGGTGGGCACACTGATTCTTCCGCGCGGCGATCGACTGGGCCGGCGCAAGCACTGGATCGCCTACACATTGAAGCCGGCGGGCACGCTGGTGGTGGACCCGGGTGCCTATGAAGCAATCACCCACAAGGGCCGCAGTCTCTTGCCCAAAGGCTTGAAGGAGGTCCACGGCAAGTTCGGCCCCGGCGAGTGCGTTCGCTGCGTCGATCTGTCAGGCAGCGAATTCGCGCGCGGCCTGGTGAACTACAGCGCCGCCGAATTGGACAAGATCAAAGGCGTCCATTCCGCCGGCATCGAAGGCGTCCTCGGATACAAGCTCACCGAAGAGGTCATCCACCGCAATGATCTCGTGCTGACCATCGGTCCTGAGTCGTAG
- the obgE gene encoding GTPase ObgE, translating to MKFIDEAEVHVHAGDGGRGCVSFLREKYRPHGGPSGGDGGDGGDVVFVVDPGLTTLLDFKFQPLVKGGRGEHGRGKQQYGKHGEGRLVRVPPGTIVTDADTGELIVDLRQPHERYIVAHGGRGGKGNAHFASSTNQAPRYAQPGTPGEERRLRLELHLLADVGLVGYPNVGKSTVISAVSAARPVIADYPFTTLVPHLGVVRFDDEGSFVLADIPGLIEGAHRGRGLGDRFLRHLSRTSLLIHLLDISGLTGRDPVDDYDAINRELEAFDATLAAKPQVVVANKMDLSEARERYPAVQARFAQRGITLWAISAATGEGVAVLMREVGRRWRALRAAVPDEPPPQDPLALQETVRVRE from the coding sequence ATGAAATTCATTGACGAAGCTGAGGTCCATGTGCATGCCGGCGACGGTGGGCGTGGTTGTGTCAGCTTTTTGCGCGAAAAATATAGGCCCCACGGCGGACCGAGCGGCGGCGATGGGGGCGACGGCGGCGATGTGGTCTTTGTGGTCGACCCCGGCCTCACCACCTTGCTGGATTTCAAATTTCAGCCCCTCGTCAAAGGCGGCCGGGGCGAACATGGCAGGGGAAAGCAACAGTACGGAAAGCACGGTGAGGGCCGTCTGGTCCGCGTCCCCCCGGGCACCATCGTCACCGATGCCGATACCGGCGAGCTGATCGTCGATCTCCGCCAGCCGCACGAGCGCTACATCGTCGCGCACGGCGGGCGCGGCGGCAAAGGCAACGCCCATTTCGCCAGCTCCACGAACCAGGCGCCGCGATACGCCCAGCCCGGAACTCCAGGCGAGGAACGCCGCCTGCGGCTCGAACTCCACCTTCTGGCCGACGTCGGGTTGGTCGGGTATCCGAACGTCGGCAAATCAACCGTGATCAGTGCCGTCTCCGCCGCCCGACCCGTGATTGCGGATTACCCTTTCACGACACTCGTGCCCCACCTGGGCGTCGTCCGCTTCGATGACGAAGGAAGTTTCGTCCTTGCCGACATTCCGGGTCTGATCGAAGGGGCGCACCGCGGACGCGGACTGGGGGACCGTTTTCTCCGCCACCTGTCGCGCACCAGTCTCCTGATTCATCTCCTCGATATCAGCGGCCTGACCGGCCGGGATCCGGTGGACGACTACGACGCGATCAATCGCGAACTCGAAGCCTTCGATGCCACGCTGGCGGCAAAACCGCAGGTGGTGGTCGCCAATAAGATGGATTTGAGCGAAGCGCGAGAACGCTACCCTGCTGTCCAGGCGCGTTTTGCGCAACGCGGCATCACGCTGTGGGCAATCTCTGCCGCCACGGGCGAAGGCGTCGCCGTGCTCATGCGTGAGGTCGGTCGCCGTTGGCGGGCGCTACGAGCGGCGGTGCCTGACGAGCCGCCACCTCAGGATCCCCTCGCGCTCCAGGAGACGGTCAGGGTGAGGGAATGA
- the rpmA gene encoding 50S ribosomal protein L27: MAHKKGQGSTRNGRDSQGQRRGVKLFAGEMAKAGSILVRQVGTRVHPGKNVGMGRDFTLFAKIDGVVRYERVGKDRRQVHIFPA, from the coding sequence ATGGCGCATAAAAAGGGACAAGGAAGCACCCGTAACGGACGCGACAGCCAGGGACAGCGGCGTGGCGTCAAGCTGTTCGCGGGCGAGATGGCAAAGGCAGGCAGCATTCTGGTGCGCCAGGTCGGCACGCGCGTGCATCCGGGCAAGAACGTCGGGATGGGTCGCGATTTTACGCTGTTTGCCAAGATCGACGGCGTCGTCCGCTACGAGCGGGTCGGCAAAGACCGCCGCCAAGTCCACATCTTCCCGGCATAA
- the rplU gene encoding 50S ribosomal protein L21 — protein sequence MSYAVIRTGGKQYRVAPGDVIRVEKLTGEPGSDIEFQEVLMTADEGAIRVGAPLVAGARVTAKVVQHGKAKKILVFKKKRRKNYRRHQGHRQQFTAVRVTGIETGAGSHGA from the coding sequence ATGAGCTATGCAGTAATTCGTACCGGAGGGAAGCAATACCGCGTTGCCCCCGGAGATGTCATCCGAGTCGAAAAGCTCACCGGAGAGCCCGGATCGGATATCGAGTTCCAGGAAGTGTTGATGACGGCGGATGAGGGGGCAATCCGAGTCGGAGCCCCGCTCGTGGCGGGAGCCCGGGTCACCGCAAAGGTCGTCCAGCACGGGAAAGCCAAGAAAATCCTGGTGTTCAAGAAGAAACGTCGCAAGAACTACCGCCGTCATCAGGGCCACCGGCAGCAGTTCACCGCGGTTCGTGTGACCGGCATCGAAACAGGGGCAGGAAGCCATGGCGCATAA
- a CDS encoding glutaredoxin family protein translates to MAALTLVLYGRPECHLCDEMKQVVLPVARELGCTVAEIDITGDADLEAQFGTEIPVLFVNGRKAFKYRVVEHELRKRLVAEGRRGMTSAPGGAKG, encoded by the coding sequence ATGGCGGCACTTACCCTCGTTCTGTATGGCAGGCCCGAGTGTCACCTGTGCGATGAAATGAAGCAAGTGGTGTTGCCGGTCGCACGAGAACTGGGGTGCACGGTGGCGGAGATCGACATCACCGGAGATGCCGATCTCGAAGCGCAGTTCGGTACGGAGATTCCTGTGCTCTTTGTCAACGGCCGCAAGGCCTTCAAGTACCGTGTCGTCGAACACGAGCTCCGCAAGCGCCTGGTTGCAGAAGGCCGCAGAGGGATGACCTCGGCTCCGGGCGGAGCGAAAGGTTGA
- the plsX gene encoding phosphate acyltransferase PlsX, with translation MPIIAVDAMGGDFAPEEVVKGVAEASLETDIQCTLVGDEAEIQAILNRVAYNPAHIGVHHTHEFVSMADDPKTSLRHKRRASILVAARLVAEGQADAAVTAGNTGAAVLACAQQFKTIRGVRKAALASVYPRQTEYPGQDQLALLLDVGATIRCDATELVQFALMGSAYARHISKVPNPRVALLNMGVEETKGGDILADAYRRLKAVPGINFVGNIEGNDLAKGKADVIVCEGLLGNVVLKLLEGLAEVVVDLAGTARRENWRWKLGFFMLASGFGRLRDLTDYAAYGGAPILGFEHLMIKSHGRSNAPAIKNAIKVAAKAVRDGVTREITAGIERL, from the coding sequence ATGCCGATCATTGCTGTAGACGCGATGGGGGGGGATTTTGCCCCCGAGGAAGTGGTGAAGGGTGTTGCAGAGGCCTCCCTGGAGACAGACATCCAGTGCACCCTGGTTGGGGACGAGGCGGAGATTCAAGCCATCCTCAACCGCGTCGCGTACAACCCGGCGCATATCGGTGTGCACCACACGCACGAGTTTGTCTCTATGGCGGATGACCCCAAGACGAGCCTGCGCCACAAGCGCCGCGCCTCGATCCTGGTTGCGGCCCGGCTGGTTGCGGAAGGGCAGGCGGACGCGGCGGTGACGGCTGGCAACACCGGGGCCGCCGTGCTCGCCTGTGCCCAGCAGTTCAAGACCATCCGTGGCGTCCGCAAGGCGGCGCTGGCCAGCGTGTATCCGCGGCAGACCGAATACCCCGGTCAGGATCAGCTCGCGCTGCTGCTCGATGTTGGGGCCACTATCCGCTGCGATGCCACGGAACTCGTGCAGTTTGCGTTGATGGGAAGCGCTTATGCGCGGCATATTTCGAAGGTGCCGAATCCTCGTGTGGCGTTGCTCAACATGGGGGTCGAGGAAACGAAGGGCGGGGACATTCTGGCCGACGCCTATCGTCGGCTCAAGGCGGTTCCAGGCATCAACTTCGTGGGCAACATCGAAGGCAACGATCTGGCGAAGGGAAAGGCCGATGTGATTGTGTGTGAGGGGCTCCTGGGAAATGTTGTGCTAAAATTGTTGGAAGGTTTAGCCGAAGTGGTAGTGGATTTGGCCGGGACGGCCCGCCGTGAGAATTGGCGGTGGAAGTTGGGGTTTTTCATGTTGGCAAGCGGTTTCGGGCGACTACGTGACCTGACTGACTACGCCGCTTACGGCGGCGCGCCCATCCTCGGCTTTGAACACCTGATGATCAAATCGCATGGCCGTTCGAATGCGCCCGCGATCAAGAACGCAATCAAAGTTGCGGCCAAGGCCGTGCGCGATGGGGTGACGCGGGAAATCACCGCCGGGATTGAACGACTGTGA
- a CDS encoding phosphatase domain-containing protein — protein MVLRRAKRRMPEVLRPIIFRWDLDKTYLKTEFDSLRELMRVPFEKPQDKVAVPGVAPLIRGLREVATQAGREVRIYFISASPPQIAKAIKQKLALDGIEYDGIVFKNQLQHLVRGRFRNLREQVGYKLTELLKSRGATSAESHEALFGDDWESDPIIYSLYADVLAGRIAGDELGEVLLAIGVDPSLIAEAKQLAAAAERGEVVEKIYINLERRTPPTSFRAFGPRLVPTFNYFQTAACLFEDGYLTLPAVVQVAESLINDSGYTPGALANSLADITRRGHLQQASTIAVREYLRARGLIPRTGRRRVGMALWQRLSQWVKAKPAPVQPQGDAIDYHQLVMQWRAAR, from the coding sequence ATGGTGCTGCGCCGTGCCAAACGCCGCATGCCTGAGGTGCTGCGGCCCATCATCTTCCGCTGGGACCTCGACAAGACATACCTGAAAACTGAGTTCGACTCCCTGCGCGAGCTGATGCGGGTGCCGTTCGAGAAGCCGCAAGACAAAGTCGCGGTCCCCGGTGTGGCCCCGCTCATTCGTGGCCTGCGCGAGGTGGCGACCCAGGCGGGCCGGGAGGTCCGGATCTATTTCATCTCGGCGAGCCCGCCGCAAATCGCCAAGGCTATCAAGCAGAAACTTGCCCTCGACGGCATCGAGTACGATGGCATTGTGTTCAAGAACCAGTTACAGCACCTGGTCCGCGGTCGATTCCGCAACTTGCGCGAGCAAGTCGGCTACAAGCTGACGGAGCTGCTGAAGAGCCGCGGCGCGACGTCGGCGGAATCGCACGAGGCGCTGTTTGGCGACGACTGGGAGTCAGATCCAATCATCTATTCGCTGTATGCCGATGTTCTCGCCGGTCGCATCGCTGGCGACGAACTCGGTGAAGTTCTCCTTGCCATCGGCGTTGATCCGAGCCTGATTGCCGAGGCTAAGCAACTTGCGGCTGCAGCCGAGCGCGGCGAAGTCGTGGAAAAGATATACATCAACCTCGAGCGCCGCACCCCGCCGACCAGCTTTCGCGCTTTTGGTCCTCGCCTGGTGCCCACCTTCAACTACTTCCAAACGGCCGCGTGCTTGTTCGAGGACGGCTATCTGACCTTGCCGGCGGTGGTGCAGGTTGCCGAGAGTTTGATCAACGACTCAGGCTACACGCCTGGGGCGTTGGCGAATTCCCTGGCCGACATCACGCGCCGCGGGCATCTGCAGCAAGCGAGTACGATCGCGGTGCGCGAGTACTTACGAGCCCGCGGGCTGATCCCGCGTACCGGTCGTCGCCGTGTGGGCATGGCCTTGTGGCAGCGACTGAGCCAGTGGGTCAAAGCCAAACCCGCTCCGGTGCAGCCACAGGGCGATGCCATTGATTACCACCAACTGGTTATGCAATGGCGTGCGGCGCGTTAG